In Esox lucius isolate fEsoLuc1 chromosome 3, fEsoLuc1.pri, whole genome shotgun sequence, the sequence tagagtggccactgggttcttggtcacctccgcgaccaaggcccttcttgcccagttaactaataaattataaattaagtctataacacaacaaaatgtggagaaaattaAAGGACCTGAAAACTTTCCCATAGTTTTCAGATTCACCTCATCCGGGTATGCAAAACATTATCATCAGTCAGCCAAGAATGTTCCCAACATCAGTCGTACCAACTGGAACAGacctaaaataaacaacaggTTTTTGACTTGTGGGTGCCACATCCTGTCACCTGTACGAAAGCGATGCCAGTCATGAGGATGAGCAAGGATAGCCACTGGTACAAGCCCAGCTTCTTCCCCAACATGGACACTGAGAACAGGGCTGTGGTGAGAATCTTCAGCTGGTACGTCACCTGGTTGGGGATAGTATACATTTCACGTCCCGACAGAAAAGTGGACACAATGTTGAATGCTAGCATGAGGAGAGTACAAAAACACACCCATCTATGTAGACACActcgcacacagacagatgtgcacacagacacacgcgcacacagacacgcgctCACAGACACGCGCTCACAGACACGCGCTCACAGACACGCGCTCACAGACACACGTGTAGATGTGTTTTACCTGGTAGGTGGCTGCGTCAAGGTTTGACAGGGCCACGTAGAGCAAATTGTTCTGGAGTGTGTAGATGCCTGAGGGAATGGCCAGCTTCAACGTCTCTAGGGGTTTGTTAAGAATCTCTTCCTTTAGCACCCGATTCAAAGCCCGCATGCTGAATCCTGacggacagagaaacagacagtaaaaaacattagttttgGTATTTTACCTAGGGCACAGACACAgatggacagtcagacagacagacagatagtatacagacagacagatagataatagacagacagataacagacaggcagacagacagacagaaagaaaaacagatattagacagacagacacagtcaaagataacagacagccagacagacagaaagagagataatagacagacagactgaaagataacagacagacagatcaaaTACAGACAGTCAGTAAGATAAtagtcaggcagacagacagatcaaatacagacaatcagacagatagacagacagacctaaagataacagacagtcagacagacagataaaatacagtcagtcagacagacaacagacagtcagacagacagaaagagagataatagacagatagactgaaagatagacagacagacagataaaatacagacagtcagacagataacagacagtcagacagacagataatagactcactgtggtcATGGAAGACAAGCAGCATGCAGGTGATGATCTTCAGCAGCTCAGCCGACACCACGGCCGACGAGGCCAGGTAGCGGGGTCCTTCGCCCTGCAGTGTCCGGGAGTACCTCATGGTGAGCACCAGCGAGGTGGTCTGCAGCACCAGTATGCCCAGGGACAGATACTTCAGCCGGGACGTGGACAGGGAGGTAGGAGGCGGCGACATGGCTTTGTAGCAGGGCACCTCACAGGTGTCAGGGGAAGGGGTCAGGGGGGAAAGCCCTGGGTTATGctgtgggagagacagacagtctgggttgtgctgtgggagagacagacagtctgggttgtgctgtgggagagacagacagtctggGTTATGctgtgggagagacagacagtctgggttgtgctgtgggagagacagacagtctggGTTATGctgtgggagagaaagacagtctGGGTTATGctgtgggagagacagacagtctggGTTATGctgtgggagagacagacagtctaGGTTATGctgtgggagagacagacagtctggGTTATGctgtgggagagacagacagtctggGTTATGctgtgggagagacagacagtactgCCTGTCATGCCAAAACTGCACACACCAAGACCCACACGTTGTCAAGTCCAAAAATGACCACAACGTGTTACATTGACCAACATAACTTTAACTAACTTCTCCCACATTCCCCAATGTTTTCTTGAGCAACCCAGAACCCGTGAGCAGAGTTCCCTTGCAAAAGACACCCGTGACAATGGGAattcacacacaaataaatgttgaattaaacaacaaaataaatttaGGCTAATGACCCCACCTccaacccaaaagaaaatctacTACAATCAAGGAACATATTTTCCTAGGCTGATTCTTCTTCCACTCCCCTGTTCTACCCAACATCCCAAAATGAATAGAATAAGACCAACCATGTCGAGGCAGCTGACGAGACAACGTGGCTCCTGGAGGTTTAACCAGTTGTGCTAGCTAGagaatatatagtatatatgaGAGAGAGGCACGCCACCACACCTTCCTGTGTCCCAGAGCTGAGTGATTAGCAAACGGATGAGAGCAGGATATTCAGGAGTGTGGCAAGAACCAGATCAAGTTGCTGGCAGGGCACGTAACTGTTGAGTGTTAATTGTTTGCGCATGCTGACTGGACCAGTCACTGCTCTTCCGCTAACACTGGCTCTCGTCTGAGCTCACTCTTAAGTTACCGACCGAGACTGTCATGTCTGGgtttatcttgttttttttcctgtgtaTCTGATTGGAAATCTGCAGAGATCTTATCGTGTTTTACCTGTTTGACCAgttgtgaattttttttgccataaaCTTTAACTGATTTGTTTGGCGTTCACTCAAGATTCTGCCCAAGACACTCGTTTTCAAACCTCCCCCGGCGAACTAAAGCTGTCTCACAATTTTGTTttagctcacctgaatcaagcagTCAAGGCCTAATAATTAGTTGATAGGTTTATTCAgatgtgctagctctggaatacatCTGACGCATGGAACTACTGTCCCCAGGAGAGCTTCAAAAACCCCTGCCCTGAGGGCCACCATTTCAACACTCATATTGGACGGACACAGCAGTCCTTCGTAGGCGATTATCGATTAGGCCTGAGGCTTTCAACCTAACAGTGAACAGAACAAATTTGCACAGGCTCCGGTATAACAAGTAACGTCCTTCAGTTTCAGGGGAAAGGCTCGGTCGGTGTCGAGAGAGCCGAGAGGCGGCCGGGCACTGACACACTGGCCTCCTTATGTGGCCACTCTCAGCAGCTGCTGGCAGGGAGCGGCTGCAtaatccctctctgtgtgtgagcCGGGAAAGGGGAGGGGAACGGGGTTTGCAGAAAGCTGCCCTGTGCAAACAGGAACACGCGCCCTcgcacgcacacatatacagtagTCCCTTAAAGCGTTATGCACCCAATGCAGCGTCACTGGCGCTTAGCTTTGTGAGACACCCCTTTTTCTCCCTCGATCAGTACGCAGAATGTTCCCTGCTCCAGTGGTCGGTGAGCCACGCCCCCAGAGGAGTTGCCCAACACTTCTCCACTAACGGCCAGGGATGCGCTTCAAACTTTGCATTGCGTGTGGGAGCCCAGTTCTACAGTTAATTACATCGATATAGTTTTATAATCTCCGCTTACCGACTGGAGTACctcgcgcccccccccccccaggcagTATAACCTTGCCTATCCCACAGCCACACTACTCTAAGCACTTTAAGCtatttcacatttgtattatatttatacTAACAACATTCACTGGAAGTATCCTGGGTAGCTCCCCCTATATGCAAACTGGCTGATATTGGCATTCCCCTACAAAGTTTTGTAACTGAGGTGATGAATAGACATTAAAAGAAAGGACTGCCACAAGCAGACGTGGAGTCATGAGGAAGTGGAACATTTACATGCCAGGACTATGCAATTACTGAATACAGTTTTacatattaatttaatattcaATGATTACACATTACTACCTTAAAGTGAGGTTTCCTTCCAGCTGAAATGTGTCATGCTAGTTTTAGGCAAGCCTACGTTCAATAACCAGTCTACGCCCTTTTGTCACTGAACGGCCCAGTTGGATTAGAGTTGCTTTTCTAATGTAGTGTTTGTAGCCGAACACTACATTAAAGGCGTGTTCCACATTCATAGTCTTGACTGGAAGGAAAATAAAGCATTTGGAGAGCTTACTGTCAGCACTGTCCAACCAAACCGCGAAATGGGGAAGAATTACGATGGTGTCACACCTTGTTTACGTCCACAACTTGACATTCCATCACATGCTCTCGAATTTCAGTTTCTCCTCAGTTCTGGAACTTCCTCTGGACGGGGGACAGTGCAGAGGGCGCCTGTCCTTCAGTAACAGACTGTCCAGCAAGTTTGCAGTTTCTTGTTCAACCTGAATCTATCAGGGCCCAGCAGCCGTGGGACGGGGTACTGACCTCTCTGCAGTGCCGGTCTTCAGTGACACACAAATCTGCTTAGCCAAGATCCAGGACAGGTTGTAGCGCCCGGCTGTGTTCCACCACATAGAGCCTGTTGTCACCTCCTTTTTCAtctaaatcaaatatttgtttgtaagGTGGGACTTTTTAGATGGATGGTCACGTGACTGCCATTTGACTTCGATTCCTGCGCATGTTGGCCTCTATCTGACTTGAGCTCTCGTTATTCAAAGCGTGCATAGACCTATTGCATCACAGTTTCAAACCGGGCCCTCGCTGTTTCCTGTGCCATTGAGCCTGGAACAGCTGCATTTTCGGAATGGAAAGTGTTTAGGCAGCCTATTTGATGAGGTTTTTACTGGAGATATGGgatcatgtgtttgttttttctcacTAGGCGCCTTGGTTAGGCCAATAGTGAAACATTATTGCAATTGGAAATGATTTTAAGAGAATTTCACAACAGCTTCAAGTAAGATGTGAAGATTTTATCTCCCAATCACCTGAAAATGAcatcaaacaaaaaatgtagtTGATTTCAGGTAATTCtgagatgttttcattttttaaaggtTCACATTTCCTCCATAGATTTTTTTGGTAGTAGTTACTGAAGTCAGTATGGCTGTTTAAAGAACTATGGATTAGTTTCTCTTGACCAACTTCTGTAATGTGAGGACACATCTCTCCTTTAGGCAAATGCCCTGTTTTCCTCAACTTGCTCCTCTATACTGTATCAGCCTACCCAATAGAAGGCTGCACTGAACTGAAGTAGACACATCATACCAGTTACTCCAAAAGTCAACACCTCCTTTTTTGGGGCggtaattattttcagttcTTCAAAAACAGTCTGAGGGGCTGGCTACCTGATCATTGCTCTTCCTAAACACCTAATCCATCTGTCTATATGCATTACTCACTGCCAGACGTCTATGACAGTGTCCAGAGAGGTTTGGCAAGATTGTCGCTGACCGCAGACCTCCAAGACACTTCACCCTCCCGCTTCAGGAGCAGTGTAATCCCCCAGGCGCTActcaaccccctccccccagcgTCTACAGACCTTCCTGACCATGGGCCCCAGCACCGCACGAAATCCCCCCCTCTCTCAGCCTAAAGACTTCCACGGACCCACTTGTATTCCAGGACTAGAACTCTCTTGCACTAAATATCTGGACACTGATATTTGcatatttgttattttcagCCAAACCTGCTGAACGTCCCCGGCCCATGAAAACTCTCATGCAGTCATCCAAACACTGTTCCACCAAGATGCCGTTCCTACCAAGACAACACCACGATCAATTCCGATATAACCTATTTGCACTTCACATTGCATTgaactttattattttgtaagtaAGCCACCTCATGCTATTGTTAACTGTTTATTGTTGTATTCAAAAAACATTTGCCATTGTATTTTATTCAGCccttttgttgtccctgtcaagGAACACACACAAGTAGGCATTTTGTTGTTTGGCTCTACATCCGTATACTTTGCATACCACAAATAAAAGGACTAAACCTGATGTATGCACTTTATTCATCTTTACTGTATGTATCACCTCATATGTTGCACTATATTGATCTCTCGCTTATTCCACTGTACGCAATGTATTTGTCTAGGTCGTCATCATAaataagaattggttctcaaATCGGCTTACATGGataggtaacattttatttagaaaatgtattatatgtatctTTAAATGCATCTAAATGGGTCTTTAAAGAGCGTAATAAGAGACAAACCCAAACGGGCATTGTGTAGGCCTAAGTTTGTACACAGGCTATGTAGACCCACTGTGACAGAGTACATGTGATTCAGGAGTTTTGTTCGAGACAGCGAGCATTATCAAACACATGATTAAACTGACATTAAACCTAAGCACCAAGAACCCAATATGAGATTATCTGGTGTTTACAGAACTGGAGCACTGAGATTGTGATATCAGGACCTGCTTAGATAAAGCAATAGAGACACTATTGTGATGTACAGTATGACTAAAACAATTGGTTGATGTTAACATTGGTGATTCTGAGAAGCCTACAGTGATGCACGAAATGTTACGGTGTCTGACAGTATTCTTATTATACATTTGTGTTGTCCTGTTGTGATTTGATATTGTTTTGTGGTTTTTATAGTTCTGTTGTCAGTTgatgttttgttgtaatttttGTAGTTCTGTTGTCAGTTGATGTTGTATTATCATTTTTGTAGTTCTATTCTTCATGACAGGTTTTAGTGGATCACAGGAAGGGTAGGTGGTGCTACTGGCCCTCCTGATTTAAATTCCTAGTGATAATATTCACGCTGGCCTCAATTGTATATTCAGTGCAGAGTCCCAATGTTTTACATTCACAACCAGGCACATACAGCTGACATTGATAGGGTCTGTCTCGAAAGTCCAGGCTGGAGTTTAGAGTTTTGACATGGGAAAGTAGGACTTAAAGGTTTAACATAAGATGTGTTCTGCTTCAGAAAGAATAAATGAGAACAGCACAGCTTTCCTCCGTTTTTGATGGCCTGGGCCCTGCCTGGCGGCTGACTTTAATATCTCCcaaatgtgtttaaataaagtttaaatcaaaataattttcaatcaAAGCAATAGCAAATATTAATTGCCTAACTTGTCGAATTAGGCAAAAACATAACTTTACTGGCCAAATGTGTACTAATTCATATCCTCCATCTAAGACTGTATTATTGGATAAACGAACGTTTAATAAAAAGTCAGAAGCACAAGTTAACAACAAACGAAGAAATCGTACGTACAACGTAGGATAAGctgaaacaaaatgttgaagATATGCTTCAAAACTTCAATAACTTGATCGCGAACAAAGTTACAGAATGATATTATGTCTATttcaaaatgatcagtttcaaacagacacactttACCTGTAGGGTCCAGGTATCGTTCGTTCATTCGTTTGTTCGTTTACTTTGTACAACGAAATAATGAGCAAACGAGTCCTTTTTTCGTTTCTTCGTTTATTCAGAAAAAAAcccaaaacaattttttttgtaaatgttttgtttcctcGTTCCTGCATGAAAGTCAGAAAAACCACCTGATATTTAGATTTATCCCCTGTGGGTGGTGCTAAATCTGGACCGGGTCCGTGTAGGTCCGTGTAATTTTCGGTCATAGGATTATGTCTTAATACAGGAAAACAAATAAACGGAAacgtttttttaatattttacttACAATATTTCATTTCTGATTTGAAACGAATATTGACCAATCAGAAAACGGCTCGTTTTTCGTTCAttatttttggtttcataactaaaatagatttaattaatTCTAACTTaattctcctcttctctgttAAAATAGGAAATGGAATAACggtgaaaggaaaataaaaatatttctttctgtttctcgtTCTGTTCATACCAGGAAATGCACGCCCCCCTTATAGaatattcatatttcttttaGCAAATCGCTGTCTACATAAAAAATAACACTAGGACACAGATCAAAAACTCTGGACACGGATACAAATCACGATCTACTGATACACTGTCCAGAAATCTATAGATTAATGAATACGAAGCTGTTTTAATGggttgcaaatgttttttatggggTTCGCCTGAAGTTAATGCAAAATGTTAGCTGACCACAATTAGAAAATGGGAATTTAGGGGAAGGTAAAGGTTTAACACGTTTAGTAAAGAATTCC encodes:
- the slc35a3b gene encoding solute carrier family 35 member A3b isoform X1 — its product is MHNPDCLSLPQHNPDCLSLPQHNPGLSPLTPSPDTCEVPCYKAMSPPPTSLSTSRLKYLSLGILVLQTTSLVLTMRYSRTLQGEGPRYLASSAVVSAELLKIITCMLLVFHDHRFSMRALNRVLKEEILNKPLETLKLAIPSGIYTLQNNLLYVALSNLDAATYQVTYQLKILTTALFSVSMLGKKLGLYQWLSLLILMTGIAFVQWPTEALVGPSPKPLSAGSQMVGVIAVLIACFSSGFAGVYFEKILKESKQSVWIRNIQLGFFGLLFGLMGVFVYDGERVRESGVFQGYTSLTWTVVALQALGGLVVAAVIKYADNILKGFATSISIILSTLISYFWLNDFDPTSVFFLGAVLVIAATFLYGYERKMTAVNHSHV
- the slc35a3b gene encoding solute carrier family 35 member A3b isoform X2, translating into MHNPGLSPLTPSPDTCEVPCYKAMSPPPTSLSTSRLKYLSLGILVLQTTSLVLTMRYSRTLQGEGPRYLASSAVVSAELLKIITCMLLVFHDHRFSMRALNRVLKEEILNKPLETLKLAIPSGIYTLQNNLLYVALSNLDAATYQVTYQLKILTTALFSVSMLGKKLGLYQWLSLLILMTGIAFVQWPTEALVGPSPKPLSAGSQMVGVIAVLIACFSSGFAGVYFEKILKESKQSVWIRNIQLGFFGLLFGLMGVFVYDGERVRESGVFQGYTSLTWTVVALQALGGLVVAAVIKYADNILKGFATSISIILSTLISYFWLNDFDPTSVFFLGAVLVIAATFLYGYERKMTAVNHSHV